The following proteins are co-located in the Rattus norvegicus strain BN/NHsdMcwi chromosome X, GRCr8, whole genome shotgun sequence genome:
- the Plp1 gene encoding myelin proteolipid protein isoform X2, which translates to MGLLECCARCLVGAPFASLVATGLCFFGVALFCGCGHEALTGTEKLIETYFSKNYQDYEYLINVIHAFQYVIYGTASFFFLYGALLLAEGFYTTGAVRQIFGDYKTTICGKGLSATFVGITYALTVVWLLVFACSAVPVYIYFNTWTTCQSIAFPSKTSASIGSLCADARMYGVLPWNAFPGKVCGSNLLSICKTAEFQMTFHLFIAAFVGAAATLVSLLTFMIAATYNFAVLKLMGRGTKF; encoded by the exons ATGG GTTTGTTAGAGTGCTGTGCTAGATGTCTGGTAGGGGCCCCCTTTGCTTCCCTGGTGGCCActggattgtgtttctttggAGTGGCACTGTTCTGTGGATGTGGACATGAAGCTCTCACTGGTACAGAAAAGTTAATTGAGACCTATTTCTCCAAAAACTACCAGGACTATGAGTATCTCATTAATGT GATTCATGCTTTCCAGTATGTCATCTATGGAActgcctctttcttcttcctttatggGGCCCTCCTGCTGGCCGAGGGCTTCTACACCACCGGCGCTGTCAGGCAGATCTTTGGCGACTACAAGACCACCATCTGCGGCAAGGGCCTGAGCGCAACG TTTGTGGGCATCACCTATGCCCTGACTGTTGTATGGCTCCTGGTGTTTGCCTGCTCTGCTGTGCCTGTGTACATTTACTTCAATACCTGGACCACCTGCCAGTCTATTGCCTTCCCTAGCAAGACCTCTGCCAGTATAGGCAGTCTCTGCGCTGATGCCAGAATGTATG GTGTTCTCCCATGGAATGCTTTTCCTGGCAAGGTTTGTGGCTCCAACCTTCTGTCCATCTGCAAAACAGCCGAG TTCCAAATGACCTTCCACCTGTTTATTGCTGCATTTGTGGGTGCTGCAGCCACACTAGTTTCCCTG
- the Plp1 gene encoding myelin proteolipid protein isoform X1, whose protein sequence is MGLLECCARCLVGAPFASLVATGLCFFGVALFCGCGHEALTGTEKLIETYFSKNYQDYEYLINVIHAFQYVIYGTASFFFLYGALLLAEGFYTTGAVRQIFGDYKTTICGKGLSATVTGGQKGRGSRGQHQAHSLERVCHCLGKWLGHPDKFVGITYALTVVWLLVFACSAVPVYIYFNTWTTCQSIAFPSKTSASIGSLCADARMYGVLPWNAFPGKVCGSNLLSICKTAEFQMTFHLFIAAFVGAAATLVSLLTFMIAATYNFAVLKLMGRGTKF, encoded by the exons ATGG GTTTGTTAGAGTGCTGTGCTAGATGTCTGGTAGGGGCCCCCTTTGCTTCCCTGGTGGCCActggattgtgtttctttggAGTGGCACTGTTCTGTGGATGTGGACATGAAGCTCTCACTGGTACAGAAAAGTTAATTGAGACCTATTTCTCCAAAAACTACCAGGACTATGAGTATCTCATTAATGT GATTCATGCTTTCCAGTATGTCATCTATGGAActgcctctttcttcttcctttatggGGCCCTCCTGCTGGCCGAGGGCTTCTACACCACCGGCGCTGTCAGGCAGATCTTTGGCGACTACAAGACCACCATCTGCGGCAAGGGCCTGAGCGCAACGGTAACAGGGGGCCAGAAGGGGAGGGGTTCCAGAGGCCAACATCAAGCTCATTCTTTGGAGCGGGTGTGTCATTGTTTGGGAAAATGGCTAGGACATCCCGACAAG TTTGTGGGCATCACCTATGCCCTGACTGTTGTATGGCTCCTGGTGTTTGCCTGCTCTGCTGTGCCTGTGTACATTTACTTCAATACCTGGACCACCTGCCAGTCTATTGCCTTCCCTAGCAAGACCTCTGCCAGTATAGGCAGTCTCTGCGCTGATGCCAGAATGTATG GTGTTCTCCCATGGAATGCTTTTCCTGGCAAGGTTTGTGGCTCCAACCTTCTGTCCATCTGCAAAACAGCCGAG TTCCAAATGACCTTCCACCTGTTTATTGCTGCATTTGTGGGTGCTGCAGCCACACTAGTTTCCCTG